A single window of Nicotiana sylvestris chromosome 3, ASM39365v2, whole genome shotgun sequence DNA harbors:
- the LOC104232195 gene encoding transcription termination factor MTERF5, chloroplastic-like isoform X2 gives MFGLGNNGATRHLYFIRLKLFCSTTTTANAEPNLLSEFLVNSLGFSTEKAISASSKVTCLKPRNNHKPELVVNYFKQIGLDNAQIKMLVSPAPRLLFADVDKTLKPKIKVFQELGFSGPHLVRVLSRSGAFLRTGLNTGIKPSIEYLRKLLGTDGYVAKAITRTPGLLSYPLQRVMSPNILFLQNLGCSTLDIRKLILRNPRIFVQKTEWLEDIVQRVEKDFCISRDSRMFFYGVEMLSSLSKSNLEMKLEIFRSFGWSESDIITMVQRLPLCLTTSEVKLRNILKFYMEELGYESSYIASHPTLLMFSFEKRVLPRNKILELLKEKQLIKKVPCFYTVIKCSESEFLENYVLPLRDEMPERKLSIFYFTRSHSSCASLHLHKQKISFNMC, from the exons ATGTTTGGACTTGGTAACAATGGTGCAACTAGACATTTGTATTTTATCAGACTAAAGCTCTTTTGTTCCACAACAACTACAGCAAATGCAGAGCCCAACTTACTGTCAGAATTTCTGGTGAATTCACTGGGTTTCTCCACAGAAAAAGCTATTTCTGCTAGCTCCAAGGTAACTTGCTTGAAACCCAGAAATAACCACAAACCTGAATTAGTTGTTAATTACTTCAAACAAATCGGTTTAGACAATGCCCAGATCAAAATGTTGGTCTCTCCTGCACCTAGGTTGTTGTTTGCTGACGTGGACAAAACCCTTAAACCCAAAATTAAGGTTTTTCAAGAACTTGGCTTTTCTGGGCCCCATTTAGTTAGGGTCCTTTCAAGAAGTGGGGCTTTTCTCAGAACAGGCCTGAATACAGGCATTAAACCAAGTATTGAATATCTTAGGAAATTATTGGGAACTGATGGTTATGTAGCTAAGGCTATTACGAGAACGCCTGGATTGCTTAGCTATCCTCTCCAGAGGGTAATGTCACCTAATATATTATTCCTGCAAAATCTTGGATGTTCGACTTTGGATATTCGAAAGCTTATTCTTAGGAATCCGAGAATTTTTGTTCAAAAAACTGAATGGCTTGAGGATATTGTGCAAAGAGTGGAAAAGGATTTTTGCATTTCTAGGGATTCTCGGATGTTTTTCTATGGAGTGGAAATGCTTTCGTCGCTTAGTAAGTCGAATTTGGAAATGAAACTTGAAATTTTCAGGAGTTTTGGCTGGTCTGAATCTGATATTATTACGATGGTGCAAAGGCTTCCTTTATGTTTGACTACGTCCGAGGTTAAGCTTAGAAATATATTGAAATTTTACATGGAGGAGCTTGGGTACGAATCTAGTTACATAGCTTCTCATCCCACACTCTTAATGTTCAGTTTTGAGAAGCGGGTCTTGCCAAGGAATAAAATCTTGGAACTTCTAAAGGAGAAGCAACTGATAAAGAAAGTGCCATGTTTTTATACGGTTATCAAGTGTTCTGAGTCGGAATTTTTAGAAAATTATGTCCTGCCCTTAAGGGATGAGATGCCTGAG AGAAAACTCTCCATATTTTATTTTACAAG
- the LOC104232195 gene encoding transcription termination factor MTERF5, chloroplastic-like isoform X3, whose product MFGLGNNGATRHLYFIRLKLFCSTTTTANAEPNLLSEFLVNSLGFSTEKAISASSKVTCLKPRNNHKPELVVNYFKQIGLDNAQIKMLVSPAPRLLFADVDKTLKPKIKVFQELGFSGPHLVRVLSRSGAFLRTGLNTGIKPSIEYLRKLLGTDGYVAKAITRTPGLLSYPLQRVMSPNILFLQNLGCSTLDIRKLILRNPRIFVQKTEWLEDIVQRVEKDFCISRDSRMFFYGVEMLSSLSKSNLEMKLEIFRSFGWSESDIITMVQRLPLCLTTSEVKLRNILKFYMEELGYESSYIASHPTLLMFSFEKRVLPRNKILELLKEKQLIKKVPCFYTVIKCSESEFLENYVLPLRDEMPEVYDFYIKGRN is encoded by the coding sequence ATGTTTGGACTTGGTAACAATGGTGCAACTAGACATTTGTATTTTATCAGACTAAAGCTCTTTTGTTCCACAACAACTACAGCAAATGCAGAGCCCAACTTACTGTCAGAATTTCTGGTGAATTCACTGGGTTTCTCCACAGAAAAAGCTATTTCTGCTAGCTCCAAGGTAACTTGCTTGAAACCCAGAAATAACCACAAACCTGAATTAGTTGTTAATTACTTCAAACAAATCGGTTTAGACAATGCCCAGATCAAAATGTTGGTCTCTCCTGCACCTAGGTTGTTGTTTGCTGACGTGGACAAAACCCTTAAACCCAAAATTAAGGTTTTTCAAGAACTTGGCTTTTCTGGGCCCCATTTAGTTAGGGTCCTTTCAAGAAGTGGGGCTTTTCTCAGAACAGGCCTGAATACAGGCATTAAACCAAGTATTGAATATCTTAGGAAATTATTGGGAACTGATGGTTATGTAGCTAAGGCTATTACGAGAACGCCTGGATTGCTTAGCTATCCTCTCCAGAGGGTAATGTCACCTAATATATTATTCCTGCAAAATCTTGGATGTTCGACTTTGGATATTCGAAAGCTTATTCTTAGGAATCCGAGAATTTTTGTTCAAAAAACTGAATGGCTTGAGGATATTGTGCAAAGAGTGGAAAAGGATTTTTGCATTTCTAGGGATTCTCGGATGTTTTTCTATGGAGTGGAAATGCTTTCGTCGCTTAGTAAGTCGAATTTGGAAATGAAACTTGAAATTTTCAGGAGTTTTGGCTGGTCTGAATCTGATATTATTACGATGGTGCAAAGGCTTCCTTTATGTTTGACTACGTCCGAGGTTAAGCTTAGAAATATATTGAAATTTTACATGGAGGAGCTTGGGTACGAATCTAGTTACATAGCTTCTCATCCCACACTCTTAATGTTCAGTTTTGAGAAGCGGGTCTTGCCAAGGAATAAAATCTTGGAACTTCTAAAGGAGAAGCAACTGATAAAGAAAGTGCCATGTTTTTATACGGTTATCAAGTGTTCTGAGTCGGAATTTTTAGAAAATTATGTCCTGCCCTTAAGGGATGAGATGCCTGAGGTATATGATTTTTACATCAAAGGTCGAAACTAA